One Malassezia restricta chromosome III, complete sequence DNA segment encodes these proteins:
- a CDS encoding chorismate mutase produces MADSINFHHASVQEILSLDNIRASLQRMEESIVFRLIERAQFAYNACVYQDGAFPELREKEHWTGSWLAWSLRATEAWHAKLGRWLAPDEHPFTPLDQLPEPVLAPNDYPEILHPHRVNVTHEIVQFYTQDIVPQITIREGRPLNDRQYGSSVVCDIEALSAIAHRIYFGMFVSESKFRADPAAFIPAIQTRDTDALASLITKPAVEQKLLERVHQKAEVYGQNLDHTHQAAAERKIQSDDMVRLYQQYIIPLTKKVEIDYLLQRLDGLSPDELARLQNRAA; encoded by the coding sequence TGGATAATAtccgcgcgtcgctgcagcgTATGGAGGAGTCGATTGTGTTTCGGCTGATTGAGCGCGCGCAGTTTGCGTACAATGCGTGTGTGTACCAGGATGGAGCGTTTCCCGAGCTGCGAGAGAAGGAGCACTGGACGGGCTCGTGGCTAGCGTGGTCGCTCAGGGCTACGgaggcatggcatgcgAAGCTTGGGCGGTGGCTTGCGCCTGATGAGCATCCGTTTACGCCGCTGGACCAGCTGCCTGAGCCGGTGCTCGCGCCGAATGACTATCCTGAGATTTTGCATCCCCACCGCGTCAATGTGACGCACGAGATTGTACAGTTTTACACGCAGGACATTGTGCCGCAGATCACGATCCGCGAGGGCCGGCCGCTGAACGATCGGCAGTATGGCTCGTCGGTGGTGTGTGACATTGAGGCGCTGAGTGCGATAGCGCACCGCATCTACTTCGGCATGTTTGTGTCGGAGAGCAAATTTCGGGCGGATCCCGCGGCGTTTATCCCGGCTATCCAGACGCGCGACACGGACGCGCTGGCGTCTCTCATTACCAAGCCGGCCGTGGAGCAaaagctgctggagcgcgtcCACCAGAAAGCCGAGGTGTACGGCCAAAACCTGGACCACACGCACCAGGCGGCCGCGGAGCGCAAGATCCAGtcggacgacatggtccGGCTGTACCAGCAATACATTATCCCGCTGACGAAAAAGGTCGAGATAGACTACCTGCttcagcgcctcgatggcctgtcgcccgacgagctcgcgcgGCTACAGAATCGAGCGGCATAG
- a CDS encoding E3 ubiquitin-protein ligase listerin: MAKGSRSKTSATPATRKKHAAASAAKRGEASEPKAQPAAPKPGKPNAPGQPKKKLSKKERKALAKKKAWVPPPKPPKQAPYPLDSMGLASLLPPDLVVLLRKALKKDIITRVRTLESLLAWIQGRPQQAHEALSVEERCEAIALMLPCWVYLFPRLALTPSQRIRQLTLQVHDAILAFPMPHPDASCVRDELLSYTHMASILGFWAVLSHDTSRTVTRLGMQVWKTYVAWHEPNAQPTKLSLYEYTHVLVDHLRPILLSPMPAAALAQMTPSLQITPASADGTELQAKNRDDAHVDENAEEVNGRLVAGALAVLHGLLETAAEELMPELDAFFESAQLWSALLSREALRDDDEQAHGASSPVTRQRAWSLLALLWRIDAACVDRHKDTILPLVMQAALAERDVAVMQDMLAVCLPLLRAYPSAWIDDEDENLLPQFQAWVQVMAPLVPAACFPAVIVFLSTMPPELVPHASTSLPMIMEPLLSLAQVLAQGMSHPRAWDAYMLMVCECLRFMVRRVAPDTEETRAYVADELQCMYSTMVLPCDALPLPERLRVKSARELGRCLAALGDSVPEGTLAMIHASIASIDVARDGPALTALLVEMASAGRADDALAHALLQRLLGAWEPSSVALLTQLLESDLRTHLTSGDLADSALLVATHLIPSDLASEAPDSVVSFYTAYLRVCAAPEAVWEALFGATLEAPRTVLPVLVRVARDAAPFASADRVRAWQHDMIPRLMAEPRAWLALLDAPPDTLLNQETKDTLIRTLIHTAQHVDASEQPSFLRILCTWIGTRPHEHALQVCADAEAVAHLVPLVWRTGYLRDQQAYARTLWTYLTDASEALYPQAVEVLQTELLHGTTPPRRIAAASRALPPALASQVGLSAEHLTHAMQDVAGAATSPLVAVHDPIVPLASTAPPLVPAHMARLLRYAEACIDVPHTLSVAQTLPPIALAAMLLEDALVIGDKMEHVFTSPRDAQACLVRLVHAVTRQLSSLAAHVSADWHTSAAAAMPSYDGCDALTALLHTVWTYAVRTDALSYARLWSRLLSGVLSLTSASSSEADVWVRACRTKSAPLACAVLWATRTRPTAAHARWRNELAADLSGVPSARANTDGVRLLHLLQCAAPPQETGEALIPTQRAIFVLQTLQRWVTSDDDLDETVFALLATLFTHVAPVVQSVAGRHLDMMLDVVEENIHAVVLSEPAGWPTLLSTLMLLDTLYALRCHEHVQNALSAHRSALVGALHDAFVHVCAFVAASRPTPHDALDACTERLARLVDAHVPPERFTGPDDHDTLTRLVCTTTACRALQVAALSMLAKATHARVREQVVEMAVGSLSDAAVPQLSAPLVASLRAHAGYTPAVWADLDRHAVFSFLLQWLAVLDHFVEASLPLRTVFASELQTLLPTQLLPSVFVLISGVPRDIPALDGLRYALDEVDVAQLTPASVPALQGLAAHVYYRTLVHVPTQVRDWWMSLRDRQLSMRVAHFTSRFCTPVLAERELRHLRDPAALSRLQDESMSVRILASNEVVATYTVDEHPMEIGVRLPSDYPLHGVEIRDLKRVGVSEAQWRAWLLAVQQLLSGRNGLILDALTLFKKNAEAKFQGYEGAECAICYSIISPTDQSLPTKPCRTCKHKFHGSCLFKWVSTSGASTCPLCRSIL; the protein is encoded by the coding sequence atggcgaAAGGATCACGTAGCAAGACCTCTGCTACGCCTGCTACACGAAAAAAGCATGCGGCTGCGTCCGCTGCAAAGCGCGGTGAGGCAAGTGAGCCAAAGGCCCAGCCTGCTGCTCCCAAGCCGGGCAAGCCGAACGCGCCTGGCCAGCCGAAAAAGAAGCTCTCGAAAAAAGAGCGCAAGGCCCTTGCCAAGAAGAAGGCCTGGGTaccgccgcccaagccgccCAAGCAGGCACCATACCCCCTTGATTCGATGGGCTTGGCGAGCCTGCTGCCGCCTGACCTGGTCGTGCTTCTGCGCAAGGCACTCAAGAAGGATATTATCACGCGCGTCCGAACCCTGGAATCCCTGCTTGCGTGGATCCAAGGCCGGCCtcagcaggcgcacgaggcgctgagTGTCGAAGAGAGGTGCGAGGCCATTGCGCTGATGCTTCCGTGCTGGGTGTATTTGTTCCCCCGCTTGGCACTCACGCCGTCGCAGCGGATCCGCCAGCTCACGCTGCAAgtgcacgacgccatctTGGCGTTTCCAATGCCGCACCCCGATGCGTCCTGTGTGCGTGATGAGCTTTTGTCGTACACGCACATGGCGTCCATTCTTGGGTTCTGGGCCGTGCTCTCGCATGATACCAGTCGCACGGTCACACGACTGGGCATGCAGGTGTGGAAGACGTATGTCGCGTGGCATGAGCCGAACGCGCAGCCGACGAAGCTGTCCTTGTACGAATATACGCATGTGCTGGTGGATCATCTGCGTCCGATCCTGCTGAGCCCTATGCCGGCCGCCGCGCTGGCTCAGATGACGCCGTCGCTCCAGATCacgcctgcgtcggcggACGGCACGGAGCTGCAGGCGAAGAATCGtgacgatgcgcatgtggaCGAGAATGCCGAGGAGGTCAATGGCCGACTCGTGGCTGGCGCTctggcggtgctgcatGGGCTGCTCGAGACAGCCGCGGAAGAGCTGATGCCTGAGTTGGACGCGTTCTTTGAGTCCGCACAGCTTTGGTCCGCGCTGCTTTctcgcgaggcgctgcgcgacgatgacgagcaagcgcatggtgcgtcgtcgcccgTCACGCGGCAACGTGCGTGGAGCCTCCTAGCGCTTCTTTGGCGTATCGACGCGGCGTGTGTCGATCGGCACAAGGACACGATCCTGCCCCTGGTCATGCAAGCGGCGTTGGCTGAGCGTGATGTCGCGGTGATGCAGGATATGCTGGCCGTGTGCCTGCCTCTGCTGCGTGCGTATCCCAGCGCGTggatcgacgacgaggacgagaACTTGCTGCCGCAGTTCCAAGCGTGGGTCCAGGTCATGGCGCCTCTGGTGCCGGCTGCGTGCTTCCCTGCGGTCATTGTGTTCctgtcgacgatgccgccggAACTTGTGCCGCacgcgtcgacgtcgctgccgaTGATCATGGAGCCGCTGCTGAGTCTCGCGCAAGTCCTGGCTCAGGGTATGTCGCATCCGCGCGCATGGGATGCGTACATGCTCATGGTGTGTGAGTGCTTGCGGTTCatggtgcggcgcgtcgcgcctgACACGGAGGAGACGCGCGCGTATGTGGCAGATGAGCTGCAGTGCATGTACTCGACGATGGTCCTGCCCTGCGACGCACTGCCTCTGCCTGAGCGCCTTCGCGTCAAGTCGGCGCGTGAGCTGGGCCGGTGCCTGGCTGCGCTGGGTGATAGCGTGCCGGAGGGGACGCTCGCGATGATACACGCATCGATCGCGTCTATCGatgtggcgcgcgacggTCCGGCGCTGActgcgctgctcgtcgagaTGGCCAGCGCCGGTCGCGCcgatgatgcgctggcgcatgcgctgctgcagcgccttcTCGGCGCATGGGAGCCGTCGTCAGTGGCGCttctcacgcagctgctggagtccgacctgcgcacgcatctAACTTCCGGCGACTTGGCCGACAGTGCTCTGCTCGTGGCGACGCACCTGATCCCGAGCGACCTGGCGTCCGAGGCGCCAGACAGCGTCGTGTCGTTCTACACGGCGTACTTGCGTgtgtgcgcggcgcctgaAGCTGTGTGGGAGGCCCTTTtcggcgcgacgctcgaggcgccgcgcaccgTGCTGCCTGtcctcgtgcgtgtggcgcgagacgcagcgccgtTCGCGTCGGCTGACCGGGtgcgtgcatggcagcaCGACATGATACCCCGGCTCATGGCGGAgccgcgtgcgtggctcgcgctcctcgatgcgccgcccgaCACGCTCTTGAACCAGGAGACGAAGGACACGTTGATTCGCACGCTGAtccacacggcgcagcatgtggACGCGTCAGAGCAGCCGTCGTTCCTGCGCATCCTATGCACATGGATCGGCACGCGCCCTCACGAGCATGCCCTGCAGGTCTGTGCTGacgccgaggccgtcgcgcacctcgtgcCCCTCGTGTGGCGCACGGGCTACCTGCGTGATCAGCAGGCCTatgcgcgcacgctgtgGACCTACCTCACCGACGCCTCCGAGGCGCTGTATCCGCAGGCCGTCGAGGTCCTGCAAaccgagctgctgcatggcacgacgccgccgcgtcgaatcgcggcagcgtcgcgcgccttgccGCCGGCGTTGGCCTCTCAGGTGGGTCTTAGTGCCGAGCACCTCAcgcacgcgatgcaggacgtggcgggcgccgcgacgagtccgctcgtggccgtgcacgaccccatcgtgccgctcgcgtcgacggcgccgcctctCGTTCCCGCACACATGGCTCGGCTCCTGCGCTATGCGGAGGCGTGCATCGATGTGCCGCACACGCTCAGCGtggcgcagacgctgccGCCGATAGCCCTCGCtgccatgctgctcgaAGACGCCCTGGTGATCGGTGATAAGATGGAGCATGTCTTTACGTCGCCGCGTGACGCGCAGGCAtgcctcgtgcgcctcgtgcatgccgtgacgcggcagctctcgtcgctcgccgcgcATGTCTCGGCGGACTGgcacacgagcgccgcggccgcgaTGCCCTCGTACGAcggctgcgacgcgctcacggcgctcctGCACACGGTGTGGACgtacgccgtgcgcaccgACGCTCTGTCGTACGCGCGTCTGTGGTCGCGCCTCCTGTCGGGTGTCCTGTCGCTGACGtccgcatcgtcgtccgagGCCGACGTATGGGTCCGCGCCTGCCGCACCAAGTCGGCGCCGCTAGCGTGTGCCGTGCTGtgggcgacgcgcacgcgcccGACGGCCGCACATGCACGCTGGCGTAACGAGCTGGCGGCGGATCTCAGtggcgtgccgagcgcacgcgcgaACACCGACGGCGTCCGgctcctgcacctgctgcagtgcgccgcgccgccgcaggAGACaggcgaggcgctcatTCCAACGCAGCGTGCCATCTTTGTGCTCcagacgctgcagcgctgGGTCACGAGCGACGATGACCTCGACGAGACGGTGTTTGCGCtcctcgcgacgctgttcacgcacgtcgcccCCGTCGTCCAGAGCGTCGCGGGCCGGCACCTCGATATGATGCTCGATGTCGTGGAGGAGAATATCCATGCCGTCGTACTCAGCGAGCCGGCCGGATGGCCGACGCTCCTGAGCACGCTGATGTtgctcgacacgctgtACGCCCTGCGTTGCcacgagcatgtgcagaACGCTCTGAGCGCGCACCGCAGCGCGCTCGTAGGagcgctgcacgacgcaTTCGTGCACGTATGTGCGTTTGTGGCCGCATCGCGTCCGACGcctcacgacgcgctcgatgcgtgcacggagcgcctcgcgcgcctcgtcgacgcgcacgtcccTCCTGAGCGCTTCACGGGCCCCGACGACCACGACACACTCACGCGCCTCGTGTGCACGACCACAGCGTGCCGGGCGCTCCAAGTGGCCGCGCTGAGCATGCTGGCGAAGgcgacgcatgcgcgcgtcCGAGAGCAGGTGGTCGAGATGGCGGTAGGCTCGCTCTCAGACGCAGCCGTGCCGCAGCTcagcgcgccgctcgtcgcctcgctgcgtgcgcacgccggcTACACGCCGGCCGTGTGGGCCGACCTCGACCGCCACGCCGTGTTCTCCTTCCTGCTCCAGTGGCTCGCGGTCTTGGACCACTTTGTCGAGgcatcgctgccgctgcgcacggTCTTTGCGAGTGagctgcagacgctgctgccgacgcAGTTGCTGCCGAGCGTATTTGTGCTGATCAGCGGCGTGCCCCGCGACATCCCTGCGCTCGACGGACTGCGCtacgcgctcgacgaggtcgacgtcgcgcagctcacGCCGGCCTCTgtgccggcgctgcagggccTCGCAGCGCACGTCTACTACCGcacgctcgtgcatgtgccgacGCAGGTGCGTGACTGGTGGATGAGTCTGCGCGACCGGCAGCtgtcgatgcgcgtcgcgcacTTCACGTCCCGCTTCTgcacgcccgtgctggcggagcgcgagctgcggcaTCTCCGCGACCCAGCGGCCCTGTCGCGTCTGCAGGACGAGTCGATGTCGGTCAGGATCCTGGCGTCGAACGAGGTCGTGGCCACCTACACGGTCGACGAGCACCCGATGGAGATCGGCGTGCGTCTGCCGTCGGACTACCCGCTACACGGCGTCGAGATCCGCGACTTGAagcgcgtcggcgtgaGCGAGGCCCAgtggcgcgcctggctgctggccgtgcagcagctgctcagcgGCCGAAACGGCCTCATCCTCGATGCCCTCACGCTCTTCAAGAAGAACGCCGAGGCCAAGTTCCAGGGATACGAGGGCGCCGAGTGCGCGATTTGCTACTCGATTATCAGTCCTACCGACCAGTCGCTACCGACCAAGCCCTGCCGCACGTGCAAGCACAAGTTCCACGGCAGCTGTCTCTTCAAGTGGGtgagcacgagcggcgcatcgacgtgccCGCTATGCCGCTCGATTCTGTAG